Proteins encoded by one window of Nitrospiria bacterium:
- a CDS encoding ATP-binding protein has protein sequence MSVFKNISIKTKLLLLTITSVVAILFASNYFTQSMIEKNAEANLRQETENVVKEIDSAVATVYRNLTNIDEINEDLMDMITIHSDIERIDLYSFSPEGMLLPVTSKMSVPHPPASLSQDDIDKVNMNQILYKPERIGKVNYVNVISPFHLKSRVIGLIQMKLSRKEYDRLQNEERSHAFVITLLSVLMIGGLFAVSMTRMIHRPIENLLKAMARVKAGDLTVSIFSETQDELGRLTQSFNSMIQTIKQTAEANQALLGRIHTFNEELQNKIDAATEELQTRNDELTRANRSIYQMQKQLLQSNELAAIGQLAATVAHELGTPLHSVFGHLQLLLVESGLSEDARRRLSIMQSQLERLINSIRQLLNTTRYPETDFDWIELNVILDDLCVLFSPETIAKQITVVKELDPNLPKLLASHSQMQGVFLNLIDNAIDELSGGGTLRIRTKRTTLPIDASFPAREEAAKTDWVEVTVQDNGRGIPPDQIQKIFEPFFTSKDPGQGSGLGLSICRDIVQRHGGTISVESRLTEGSRFIVRLPVRKRG, from the coding sequence ATGTCCGTGTTTAAAAATATCAGCATCAAAACCAAGCTCCTCCTGTTGACGATCACCAGCGTGGTCGCGATCTTATTCGCCTCAAACTATTTCACCCAGAGCATGATCGAAAAAAACGCCGAGGCCAACCTTCGACAGGAAACCGAGAATGTTGTCAAAGAGATCGATTCGGCCGTGGCGACCGTTTATCGCAACCTGACCAATATCGATGAAATCAACGAAGACCTGATGGACATGATAACGATACATTCGGATATCGAACGCATCGATCTGTATTCATTTTCTCCGGAGGGAATGCTTCTTCCGGTCACATCCAAAATGAGTGTCCCGCATCCCCCGGCGTCCCTGTCTCAGGATGATATCGATAAAGTAAATATGAATCAGATCCTTTACAAACCGGAACGAATCGGAAAAGTGAACTACGTCAATGTGATTTCGCCGTTCCATCTCAAAAGCCGGGTGATCGGTTTAATTCAGATGAAGCTGTCCCGAAAGGAGTATGACCGGCTGCAAAATGAGGAGCGCAGCCATGCCTTCGTCATCACCCTCCTCTCCGTTCTGATGATTGGCGGCCTCTTTGCGGTTTCCATGACCCGGATGATCCATCGCCCGATCGAAAATCTCCTGAAGGCGATGGCCAGGGTCAAGGCGGGGGATTTGACGGTTTCGATTTTCTCCGAGACGCAGGATGAACTCGGCCGACTGACCCAAAGCTTTAATTCGATGATCCAGACGATCAAGCAAACCGCCGAGGCCAATCAGGCGCTCCTCGGCCGGATTCATACCTTTAATGAGGAGCTACAAAACAAAATTGACGCGGCCACGGAAGAACTTCAGACGAGGAACGACGAGTTGACCCGCGCCAATCGGTCGATTTACCAGATGCAGAAACAACTGTTGCAATCCAACGAACTCGCGGCCATCGGCCAGTTGGCCGCAACGGTGGCCCATGAATTGGGAACCCCGCTCCACTCGGTGTTCGGCCATCTCCAGCTTCTTCTGGTGGAGAGCGGTCTGTCCGAAGATGCTCGGCGCCGCCTGTCCATCATGCAGTCTCAGCTCGAACGGCTGATCAACAGCATCCGTCAGTTGCTGAACACGACGCGGTATCCGGAAACGGACTTCGATTGGATCGAGCTGAACGTGATCCTGGATGATCTTTGCGTCCTGTTTTCACCCGAAACGATCGCCAAGCAAATCACGGTGGTCAAGGAATTGGACCCCAATCTGCCCAAGCTCCTGGCCAGTCACAGCCAGATGCAGGGGGTTTTCCTGAACTTGATCGACAACGCCATCGACGAATTATCCGGCGGCGGAACCCTGCGAATTCGAACAAAGCGGACCACGCTACCGATTGACGCTTCCTTTCCCGCACGGGAGGAGGCCGCGAAAACCGATTGGGTCGAGGTGACGGTCCAGGACAACGGCCGGGGAATCCCGCCGGATCAGATTCAGAAGATCTTCGAACCTTTTTTCACTTCCAAAGATCCCGGGCAGGGAAGCGGTCTTGGTTTATCGATCTGTCGGGACATCGTTCAGCGCCACGGAGGGACGATTAGCGTGGAAAGTCGATTGACGGAGGGAAGCCGGTTTATCGTCCGCCTTCCCGTGAGAAAGCGAGGGTAA
- a CDS encoding sigma-54 dependent transcriptional regulator, protein MVASPRILVVDDDAVAADLLREVLTKEGYRVQTATQGSEAIQTGSRTPFDMVITDLKMPDVGGLEVVRAFRQKSPHTIMIVITAFGSFETAIEAIQNGAYDYISKPFKIDDIKVTVQQALNQQRLVRENLFLPTDAAENLPLETVIGNSPKMLEIYKLVARVARTDTTVLIQGESGTGKELIARAIHSHSHRAEKPYVAVNCAALPEGLLETELFGHTKGAFTGAWTNKKGLFLEAEGGTCFLDEIGDITPSLQAKLLRVLQEREVRPVGGSETVKIDVRILAATNKDLKSLVKAGRFREDAFYRLHVVTIDLPPLREHPEDIPLMANHFIRTACQRAKKSVSGISKEAMEILTRYHWPGNIRQLENVIERAVTLTTNNVLLPSDISEDLPSRDDAPSRSSSDALITLEEMKRRYVEQILNQTGGNQSKAAEVLGINRKTLYRLSKRREHNTENS, encoded by the coding sequence ATGGTGGCGTCTCCTCGGATCCTTGTGGTGGACGACGACGCAGTTGCGGCGGATCTCCTCCGGGAGGTCCTGACGAAAGAGGGATATCGGGTTCAAACGGCCACCCAAGGTTCGGAAGCCATTCAGACGGGGAGTCGCACCCCCTTCGACATGGTGATTACGGATTTGAAGATGCCGGATGTCGGCGGGCTCGAAGTGGTCAGGGCCTTCCGCCAAAAGAGTCCCCACACGATCATGATCGTCATCACGGCCTTCGGCTCCTTTGAGACGGCGATCGAGGCCATTCAGAACGGAGCCTACGATTATATCAGCAAACCGTTTAAAATCGATGACATCAAGGTGACGGTTCAACAGGCCTTGAATCAGCAGCGCCTCGTCCGGGAAAATCTGTTTCTCCCGACCGACGCGGCGGAGAACCTTCCTCTGGAGACCGTCATCGGCAACAGCCCGAAGATGCTGGAGATCTACAAGCTGGTGGCGCGGGTCGCCCGCACCGATACCACGGTCCTGATTCAGGGCGAAAGCGGGACCGGGAAGGAGTTGATCGCCCGGGCGATTCACAGCCACAGCCACCGGGCCGAGAAGCCCTATGTTGCGGTGAACTGCGCCGCGCTTCCGGAGGGTCTCCTCGAAACCGAATTGTTCGGCCATACCAAGGGGGCGTTCACGGGCGCCTGGACGAATAAAAAAGGCTTGTTTCTGGAGGCGGAGGGGGGGACCTGTTTTCTGGACGAGATCGGAGATATCACACCTTCTCTTCAGGCCAAATTGTTGCGGGTTCTGCAGGAACGGGAGGTCCGCCCGGTGGGGGGAAGCGAAACGGTCAAAATCGATGTTCGGATCCTGGCGGCCACCAATAAGGATCTCAAATCCCTCGTGAAGGCCGGGCGTTTCCGAGAAGATGCCTTCTACCGGCTTCACGTCGTGACGATCGATCTGCCCCCGCTTCGGGAGCACCCGGAAGATATTCCGCTCATGGCGAATCATTTCATCAGGACGGCCTGTCAGCGCGCCAAGAAGAGCGTCTCGGGGATTTCCAAGGAAGCCATGGAGATCCTGACGCGATATCATTGGCCTGGCAATATCCGCCAGCTGGAAAATGTCATCGAGCGGGCGGTAACGCTCACGACCAACAACGTCCTGCTGCCTTCCGATATTTCCGAAGACTTACCTTCTCGGGATGACGCCCCTTCCCGGTCTTCCTCGGACGCGCTGATTACGTTGGAAGAAATGAAGCGGCGCTACGTCGAGCAGATCCTCAACCAGACCGGCGGCAATCAAAGCAAGGCGGCCGAGGTATTGGGAATCAACCGCAAGACGCTTTATCGACTCAGCAAGCGGCGTGAGCACAACACTGAGAACTCCTGA
- the rtcA gene encoding RNA 3'-terminal phosphate cyclase, which yields MIEIDGSHGEGGGQILRTSLALSALTGTPVRIRRIRSSRKAPGLKPQHLISAKAAAQICRGSLVGARANSTDLRFLPGEVQAGRHAFDVGTAGSTSLVLQTLLPPLSFAGSPSRILVHGGTHVAWSPPAEYLRDVFLHTVSAMGLRAQVKIRRSGFYPRGGGEIEAIVEPSPSCLRPLRIVERGRLKSLRVISTVARLPLSIAERQLKRATQRLAERGLAPRGETGTVESPGQGSFCFIRADFENVRAGFSALGELGKRAERVADEAVEDFIGYWNGPGALDRHLADQAALYMALAEGESMVTVSEVTEHLKTNLWVIERFLPVTFALEENLSGRGGTLRVTGTAFRGRRAGHEVF from the coding sequence ATGATCGAGATTGACGGAAGCCATGGGGAGGGCGGGGGCCAGATCCTCCGGACCAGCCTGGCCCTTTCGGCCTTGACCGGAACGCCGGTGAGGATACGCCGGATTCGATCGAGCCGGAAAGCCCCCGGGCTCAAACCCCAGCACCTGATCAGCGCGAAAGCGGCCGCGCAGATCTGCCGCGGCAGCCTCGTCGGCGCGCGGGCGAATTCCACCGACCTCCGTTTCCTCCCCGGCGAGGTTCAGGCGGGGCGTCATGCCTTTGACGTGGGAACCGCCGGCTCCACAAGCCTGGTCCTCCAGACCCTCCTTCCTCCGCTGTCCTTTGCCGGAAGTCCCTCCCGAATCCTTGTGCACGGCGGGACTCACGTGGCCTGGAGCCCGCCGGCCGAATATCTGCGGGACGTTTTTCTGCACACCGTTTCGGCGATGGGCCTCCGGGCGCAGGTCAAAATTCGCCGATCGGGATTTTACCCCAGGGGCGGCGGAGAGATCGAAGCGATCGTGGAGCCGTCTCCGAGTTGTTTGAGGCCGCTCCGGATCGTGGAACGCGGCCGCTTGAAGTCCCTCCGGGTCATCTCAACGGTGGCCCGTCTCCCGTTATCGATCGCGGAGCGTCAGTTGAAACGGGCGACGCAACGGCTGGCCGAGCGGGGGTTGGCACCGCGGGGCGAGACCGGGACGGTCGAATCCCCGGGCCAAGGATCGTTTTGTTTCATTCGGGCCGATTTTGAAAACGTGAGGGCCGGCTTCTCGGCGCTGGGTGAACTCGGCAAGCGGGCGGAACGGGTGGCGGATGAAGCGGTGGAGGACTTCATCGGCTACTGGAACGGCCCCGGGGCTCTGGACCGTCATCTGGCGGATCAGGCCGCGCTCTACATGGCCCTGGCCGAAGGCGAATCGATGGTCACCGTCTCGGAAGTCACCGAACATCTCAAGACAAATCTCTGGGTGATTGAACGGTTCCTTCCGGTCACATTCGCTCTGGAGGAAAATCTTTCGGGCCGCGGGGGAACGCTCCGCGTAACCGGGACGGCCTTCCGCGGACGCCGGGCCGGCCACGAGGTATTTTGA
- a CDS encoding glycosyltransferase family 39 protein, with the protein MFFFVARLAYIPLINLAPDEAYYWEWSRHPALSYYDQGPMLAVAIRFGTFLFGNTEMGVRFPAALSGLLVSTVAIGFCRRILNQPRAALWAVLGLNGMLLYAVGGVLMVHDSLQVGFWALALARMAWAIERPGLTAWLGFGFFGGLGILSKYTGVFLFPLAGLALVSHPELRPKLKSAGPWLALLLGVLSGIPILVWNAQNEWPSARHVLYIGGANPSRHSLASLPEFLGSQVGVVTPILFMLILQVWWEAWQRRREGKLPPQEWILWCCSFPLFLFFLTLSIRTKVAGNWPAPAYFGGVLLVAATLSRHQRLRSPWVHWGLILAFAMTALLHWQVARPFLPIPISVARIDSTSRVDGWNELARHVETLRRNLPGQSFVGCRTYQIAAELGFYLPDHPQVVILQDRIINHQYRFWNRPEDRVGQDAILVVGEVWEVNEMIHRFDKVEPLEDFPFFRNGIEVQRFHFFRGVNFRG; encoded by the coding sequence TTGTTTTTTTTCGTGGCCCGACTGGCTTATATTCCCCTCATCAATCTGGCTCCGGACGAGGCCTATTACTGGGAATGGTCCAGGCACCCGGCACTAAGTTACTATGACCAGGGCCCCATGCTGGCCGTGGCCATACGGTTCGGGACTTTTTTGTTTGGGAATACCGAAATGGGGGTGCGTTTTCCTGCGGCGCTCTCGGGCCTTCTGGTTTCCACCGTCGCCATTGGGTTCTGCCGTCGCATATTGAATCAGCCGCGGGCCGCGTTGTGGGCCGTGCTGGGCCTCAACGGCATGCTTTTGTACGCGGTGGGCGGGGTCTTGATGGTGCACGACTCGCTGCAGGTGGGTTTCTGGGCGTTGGCCTTGGCGCGTATGGCGTGGGCGATAGAAAGACCGGGTCTGACGGCGTGGTTGGGTTTCGGATTTTTCGGCGGTCTTGGTATTTTGAGTAAATATACCGGGGTGTTCCTTTTTCCCCTGGCGGGATTGGCCCTGGTGAGCCATCCGGAATTAAGACCCAAGCTTAAATCCGCGGGCCCCTGGTTGGCCTTGCTCCTGGGCGTGCTGTCCGGAATTCCCATCCTGGTCTGGAACGCTCAAAACGAGTGGCCCTCCGCCCGGCACGTACTTTACATCGGAGGGGCCAATCCTTCCCGGCATTCCCTGGCGAGTCTTCCCGAATTTTTGGGGTCTCAAGTGGGCGTGGTGACCCCGATTTTATTCATGTTGATTTTACAGGTTTGGTGGGAAGCCTGGCAGCGGCGGCGTGAGGGAAAGTTGCCGCCTCAGGAATGGATATTGTGGTGCTGTTCATTTCCGCTTTTTTTGTTTTTTTTGACTCTATCCATCCGGACCAAGGTGGCGGGGAACTGGCCGGCCCCGGCTTATTTCGGTGGAGTACTTTTGGTGGCCGCAACCCTCTCACGGCACCAACGCCTCCGATCCCCTTGGGTCCATTGGGGGCTGATTTTGGCGTTTGCGATGACCGCATTGTTGCATTGGCAGGTTGCAAGGCCTTTTTTACCCATTCCCATTTCTGTGGCGAGAATCGACAGCACCTCCAGGGTGGACGGATGGAATGAACTGGCCCGACACGTGGAAACTTTGCGGCGGAATCTTCCGGGTCAAAGCTTCGTAGGTTGCAGGACTTATCAAATTGCCGCGGAACTTGGATTTTATCTTCCCGACCATCCCCAGGTCGTGATCCTTCAAGACCGAATCATCAATCACCAGTATCGCTTTTGGAACCGCCCGGAAGACCGTGTTGGACAGGACGCTATATTGGTCGTCGGGGAAGTTTGGGAAGTCAACGAAATGATTCACCGCTTCGACAAGGTGGAACCTTTGGAAGATTTCCCGTTCTTCCGAAACGGAATCGAGGTGCAACGTTTCCATTTCTTCCGCGGGGTCAATTTCAGAGGCTGA
- a CDS encoding EamA family transporter, with product MSSSTPLPFRVKVAAAFASVYLIWGSTFLAIRFAIETLPPFLMAGFRFAVAGAVLYGWSRLAGAKRPARIHWGATTLIGGLLVSVGNGAVVWAEQRVPSGLASLLIATVPIWMVLLDWIGWNSARPSPWVMTGLGLGLAGMALLVGPEKLSGIHRIDPAGAAVLIGGGVAWAAGSLYSLRAPLPESRLLATAMEMLTGGVLLLLAGLATGEAAALQLGAVSPRSALSLAYLIVFGSLVGFTAYIWLLNATTPARASTYAYVNPVVAVTLGRVLGGETLSAQILLAAAIIVAAVVVITTDRARSVKQ from the coding sequence TTGAGTTCATCCACGCCTCTGCCGTTTCGGGTCAAAGTTGCCGCCGCATTTGCGTCCGTTTACCTGATCTGGGGATCGACGTTTTTGGCGATTCGGTTTGCGATCGAGACGCTGCCGCCTTTCCTGATGGCGGGCTTTCGTTTTGCGGTCGCAGGCGCGGTGTTGTACGGTTGGTCACGTCTGGCCGGAGCAAAACGGCCGGCCCGAATCCACTGGGGCGCCACGACCCTGATCGGCGGCCTGCTCGTCTCGGTCGGCAACGGGGCCGTGGTCTGGGCGGAGCAACGGGTCCCATCCGGGCTGGCGTCGTTGTTGATCGCGACCGTGCCGATCTGGATGGTCCTCTTGGACTGGATTGGGTGGAACAGCGCCCGGCCGAGTCCCTGGGTTATGACCGGGCTGGGATTGGGGCTTGCGGGGATGGCGCTGCTGGTCGGACCGGAAAAGCTGTCGGGCATCCATCGCATCGATCCGGCGGGGGCGGCCGTGCTGATCGGAGGAGGCGTGGCATGGGCGGCCGGATCGCTCTACTCCCTGCGTGCGCCGCTGCCGGAATCGCGGCTGCTGGCCACGGCGATGGAGATGCTGACGGGGGGCGTGCTGCTCTTGCTGGCCGGGCTGGCGACGGGCGAAGCCGCCGCGTTGCAGTTGGGCGCCGTTTCCCCGCGCTCGGCCCTCTCGTTGGCCTACCTCATCGTCTTCGGCTCGCTCGTGGGGTTCACGGCCTATATCTGGCTGCTGAACGCGACCACGCCCGCGCGCGCCTCGACCTACGCCTATGTAAATCCGGTCGTGGCGGTCACCCTCGGCCGGGTCCTCGGGGGCGAAACGCTCTCGGCCCAAATCCTTCTGGCCGCCGCGATCATCGTGGCCGCCGTCGTTGTGATCACGACCGATCGCGCGCGCTCCGTCAAACAATAA